Proteins encoded in a region of the Esox lucius isolate fEsoLuc1 chromosome 9, fEsoLuc1.pri, whole genome shotgun sequence genome:
- the mrpl45 gene encoding 39S ribosomal protein L45, mitochondrial has translation MAMSMRRALLPLYRIQCHSLKNAEASLDVRFPLPFVVPVRTKKRFFVPPSTKIKAKMTASQDQEANTRAAGFVIRQEYMERSINIACTAGVFDPYIPPEGDARLSSLSREGLKQRTQQIKQGAASQLAIRKIKEHDPEFTAKSFAVKAQEIFVEAHDSLTQFNKEKLHSLVTERCYPEMVRGNRYKTLRWRFVESLEPPKVVHARCPDMVTKGNLYGQVTVRMHSRQTLAIYDRFGRLMMGSEEEPRDVLEYLVLERHLINPYGMWRLHGKIVPAWAPAKEPVVKTIMIPGPELKPGEEFEELNYEVPKPKAVQWHK, from the exons TGGCGATGTCCATGAGGAGGGCATTATTGCCTCTGTATAGGATACAATGCCACAGTCTGAAg AATGCAGAGGCCTCGCTGGATGTGCGGTTTCCACTGCCCTTTGTTGTTCCTGTCAGGACCAAGAAACGCTTCTTCGTTCCCCCGTCAACAAAGATTAAAGCGAAGATGACTGCATCTCAAGACCAGGAGGCAAACACAAGAGCTGCGGGCTTCGTCATAAGACAGGAGTACATGGAAAGATCCATCAATATAGCCTGCACTG CTGGGGTGTTTGACCCCTACATCCCACCCGAAGGTGACGCGCGGCTCTCCAGTCTGTCCAGGGAGGGCTTGAAACAGCGCACCCAGCAGATCAAACAGGGGGCTGCCTCCCAGCTAGC GATACGCAAGATCAAAGAGCACGACCCCGAGTTCACTGCTAAGTCGTTTGCGGTGAAGGCCCAGGAGATCTTCGTTGAAGCACACGACTCTCTCACACA GTTTAACAAGGAGAAACTCCACTCCCTTGTGACAGAAAGATGTTACCCT GAGATGGTGAGGGGAAACCGCTACAAGACGCTGCGCTGGCGGTTCGTGGAGTCCCTGGAGCCGCCCAAGGTGGTGCACGCCCGATGCCCGGACATGGTCACCAAGGGCAACTTGTACGGCCAGGTCACAGTGCGCATGCACTCCAGGCAG ACCCTGGCCATCTATGACCGCTTTGGGAGACTGATGATGGGCAGCGAGGAGGAGCCCAGAGATGTGCTGGAGTACCTGGTCTTGGAGAGGCACCTAATAAACCCCTACGGTATGTGGAGGTTACACGGCAAGATAGTGCCAGCCTGGGCCCCAGCCAAAGAACCGGTTGTCAAG ACCATTATGATACCAGGGCCAGAGCTCAAGCCAGGCGAGGAATTTGAGGAGCTCAATTATGAAGTCCCCAAGCCTAAGGCCGTGCAGTGGCACAAATAA